The proteins below come from a single Pandoraea apista genomic window:
- a CDS encoding ABC transporter ATP-binding protein: MLIEIDNVNKKFAVPGGTVDALKDIDLNIGTGEFVCLLGPSGCGKSTLLNALAGFVQPTSGVIRIDGRPDAAAEPGPDRGMVFQEYALFPWMTVAQNIAFGLEIKGMKRAEINERVDLLLGKLNLREFRDRFPRDLSGGMRQRVAIARVLALDSPIMLMDEPFGALDALTRRTLQDELLRIWEEFKKTIIFVTHSIEESIYLADRVVVMTYRPGTVKRDVVIDLPRPRDTAGSEFNELKKELAQMVMEEQMRFAQSEIRGVTAD, translated from the coding sequence ATGCTGATCGAAATCGACAACGTCAACAAAAAGTTCGCCGTGCCCGGCGGCACCGTGGATGCGCTCAAGGACATCGACCTGAACATCGGTACCGGCGAGTTTGTCTGCCTGCTGGGCCCGTCGGGTTGCGGCAAGTCGACGCTGCTCAACGCGCTTGCCGGCTTTGTGCAACCGACCTCGGGCGTCATTCGTATCGATGGCCGCCCGGACGCGGCCGCCGAGCCCGGCCCGGATCGCGGCATGGTGTTCCAGGAGTACGCACTGTTTCCGTGGATGACGGTGGCGCAGAACATCGCCTTCGGACTGGAAATCAAGGGCATGAAGCGCGCCGAGATTAACGAGCGCGTGGACCTGCTGCTCGGCAAGCTGAACCTGCGCGAGTTTCGCGACCGGTTCCCGCGCGATTTGTCGGGCGGCATGCGTCAGCGCGTGGCGATTGCCCGCGTGCTTGCGCTCGACAGCCCGATCATGCTCATGGACGAGCCGTTCGGTGCGCTCGACGCCCTTACGCGCCGCACGTTGCAGGACGAGCTGCTGCGGATTTGGGAGGAATTCAAGAAGACGATCATTTTCGTCACACACAGCATCGAGGAGTCGATCTATCTGGCCGACCGGGTCGTCGTGATGACGTACCGGCCGGGCACGGTCAAGCGAGACGTGGTCATCGACCTGCCTCGTCCGCGCGACACGGCAGGCAGCGAATTCAATGAATTGAAGAAGGAGCTGGCCCAGATGGTGATGGAGGAGCAAATGCGCTTCGCGCAAAGCGAGATCCGCGGGGTCACCGCGGATTAA
- a CDS encoding ABC transporter permease, whose translation MAAVLASSGASRTTRLLRGVLIPLAVVVIWQIVTGLEWINPIILPSPVAVVTKWWQYLKPTVSMAEGFGAWLHSSELLTDAANSLYRVVMGFLVGTMIALPLGLLMGTSTRVYGLFNPLVQVVRPIPPIAYIPLAILWFGLGNPPAFFLIALGAFFPVLMNTIAGVRHVDGIYLRAARNLGASQFTIFRRVIMPAATPYILSGIRIGIGTAFIVVIVAEMIAVNNGLGYRILEAREYMWSDKIIAGMLTIGLLGLVIDLGMDRLNNHLLKWHRGLETK comes from the coding sequence ATGGCCGCTGTGCTTGCTTCTTCGGGCGCCTCGCGCACCACGCGTTTGTTGCGTGGTGTGTTGATTCCGCTCGCGGTCGTGGTGATCTGGCAGATCGTCACGGGCCTCGAGTGGATCAACCCGATCATTCTCCCGTCGCCGGTCGCTGTCGTGACCAAGTGGTGGCAATACCTTAAACCGACTGTCTCGATGGCCGAAGGCTTCGGCGCGTGGCTGCATTCGAGCGAACTGCTCACCGATGCGGCCAACAGTCTGTATCGCGTTGTCATGGGCTTTCTCGTGGGCACCATGATCGCGCTGCCGCTCGGCCTGCTCATGGGCACGAGCACTCGCGTCTACGGGTTGTTCAATCCGCTGGTGCAGGTCGTGCGTCCGATTCCCCCGATCGCGTATATCCCGCTGGCGATTCTCTGGTTCGGTCTGGGCAATCCGCCGGCGTTTTTCCTCATCGCACTCGGGGCATTTTTCCCTGTGCTGATGAACACGATTGCCGGGGTGCGTCATGTGGACGGCATCTATCTGCGTGCAGCCCGCAACCTTGGTGCGAGCCAGTTCACGATTTTCCGCCGCGTGATCATGCCGGCCGCGACGCCCTACATCCTGTCGGGGATTCGTATCGGTATCGGCACGGCGTTCATCGTGGTGATCGTGGCCGAGATGATTGCCGTGAACAACGGGCTGGGCTACCGCATTCTGGAAGCGCGCGAGTACATGTGGTCGGACAAGATCATCGCCGGCATGCTGACCATCGGTCTGCTCGGCCTGGTGATCGATCTGGGCATGGATCGTCTCAACAACCACCTGCTCAAGTGGCACCGTGGTCTCGAAACCAAGTGA
- a CDS encoding ABC transporter substrate-binding protein, with protein MFKQCLAAAALCAVSLHAFADDLVRLGNLKFAHYGAVSYMKVIGPKYGLKIEERMFAKGVDIMPAIVAGQIDVSASALDAAIAGRAQGAPIYAVAGFAKGGVRLVAKKGLPVTKVADLKGRKVGVARGGAQELILYAELAKAGLTWSDQPGKDVQIMFMAFADLNQALAAGSIDAMCQSEPQASQAINKGFGVEVLKPYDTPIGEPVRALVITEKLYKEKPDVAQRLMYAFVEATDYFIKNPQAAEKYVREDMFKNQITTQDFTDAIGNSPYSYDLSVSHVQLTTDLMKKYGVGKLQDPVPKAEDWVKLDLLAKAKTKLNIK; from the coding sequence ATGTTCAAGCAATGTCTTGCCGCCGCAGCGCTGTGCGCGGTTTCGCTACACGCTTTCGCCGACGATCTGGTGCGTTTGGGGAACCTGAAGTTCGCCCATTACGGCGCAGTGTCGTACATGAAGGTGATCGGTCCCAAGTACGGCCTGAAGATCGAAGAGCGCATGTTCGCCAAGGGCGTGGACATCATGCCGGCGATCGTGGCGGGCCAGATCGACGTGTCGGCAAGCGCGCTTGACGCCGCCATCGCGGGCCGTGCGCAAGGGGCGCCGATTTATGCCGTCGCCGGTTTCGCGAAGGGCGGTGTGCGTCTCGTCGCGAAGAAGGGGCTGCCGGTGACCAAGGTGGCCGATCTCAAGGGCAGGAAGGTGGGTGTCGCCCGCGGCGGTGCTCAGGAACTGATTCTGTACGCCGAACTGGCCAAGGCCGGTCTGACCTGGTCGGATCAGCCGGGCAAGGACGTGCAGATTATGTTCATGGCCTTCGCCGACCTGAATCAGGCGCTCGCTGCCGGCAGCATCGATGCGATGTGCCAGTCGGAGCCGCAGGCGTCACAAGCCATCAACAAGGGCTTCGGCGTGGAAGTGCTCAAGCCGTACGACACGCCCATCGGCGAGCCCGTGCGCGCGCTCGTGATCACCGAGAAGCTCTACAAGGAGAAGCCGGACGTGGCGCAACGCCTGATGTATGCGTTCGTCGAAGCGACCGATTACTTCATCAAGAACCCGCAAGCGGCCGAAAAGTACGTGCGCGAGGACATGTTCAAGAACCAGATCACGACCCAGGACTTTACGGACGCCATCGGCAACTCGCCGTATAGCTACGACCTGAGCGTCTCGCATGTGCAGCTCACGACCGATCTCATGAAGAAGTATGGCGTGGGCAAGCTGCAGGATCCGGTGCCGAAGGCGGAAGACTGGGTCAAGCTCGACCTGCTCGCCAAGGCGAAAACCAAGCTGAACATCAAGTAA
- a CDS encoding IclR family transcriptional regulator has product MDYTVASVDTALSLLSLVGECPGLGVTELAQRAGLNKSRAFRLLATLEQHRWVVREGSPVTYVLGAQALVLGVAGHEQVNLVKVAHRHLQALNRALNENIQLRVRDGLESLCVARVESTHELRVHGVVGNRRPLYVGASGRVLLAFASEDVRAQVLGRPRKRFTAGTLIERDELAAELLNVRRQDCAVSFGELAPEAVSVAVPVRDASGEVIASLSASGPSSRMTRELLPDISSRLSACAAEISTALGYQIPVPEALSA; this is encoded by the coding sequence ATGGACTACACAGTCGCTTCGGTCGACACGGCGCTCTCGCTGCTGTCGTTGGTCGGGGAATGCCCCGGCCTGGGTGTGACGGAACTGGCGCAGCGCGCCGGTCTGAACAAGTCGCGAGCATTTCGTCTGCTGGCGACGCTCGAGCAGCACCGCTGGGTCGTGCGTGAGGGCAGCCCGGTCACCTACGTGCTTGGTGCGCAGGCGCTGGTGCTCGGCGTGGCGGGGCATGAGCAGGTCAATCTCGTGAAGGTGGCGCATCGTCATCTTCAGGCACTCAATCGTGCGCTCAACGAGAACATTCAGCTTCGCGTGCGCGACGGCCTCGAGTCGCTGTGCGTGGCGCGGGTCGAGTCCACCCACGAGTTGCGTGTGCATGGCGTGGTCGGCAACCGTCGCCCGCTGTATGTCGGGGCGTCGGGGCGTGTGCTGCTGGCGTTCGCGTCCGAAGACGTTCGTGCACAGGTGCTGGGCCGCCCGCGCAAACGCTTTACGGCAGGCACGCTTATCGAGCGCGACGAACTGGCGGCCGAGTTGCTCAATGTGCGTCGTCAGGATTGCGCCGTGAGCTTCGGCGAACTCGCCCCGGAAGCCGTGTCGGTCGCGGTGCCGGTGCGCGATGCGTCGGGCGAAGTGATCGCGTCGTTGTCCGCTTCCGGCCCGTCGTCGCGCATGACACGTGAGCTGCTGCCCGATATCTCGTCGCGGTTGTCGGCGTGCGCGGCTGAAATTTCCACGGCGCTGGGCTATCAGATTCCCGTGCCGGAAGCACTGTCGGCCTGA
- a CDS encoding N-formylglutamate amidohydrolase has product MSRQVTEGRYFVEAPQGGLGRRLPLVIDAPHSGHVLPADFDTIAPTAAILACGDAYVDELWSIATHHGATLVAALFPRAYIDPNRAEHDIDPELLASLWPHDARPQPTSERGVGLLHRFAAPNVPLYDRRLSVAEVERRIHDYYLPYRHALRDALDTAWRRYGVVWHLDCHSMRSRGGALDPDAGLLRADVRISDGGGTTADPAFSRWVIAEFTRLGYRVAYNTPGHLDGREDLVRHFGRPAERRHSVQIELNQSLYLNESSGEKHDGFATLQSQLGKFAAALAAYAEQHSEEV; this is encoded by the coding sequence ATGTCCCGTCAGGTCACCGAGGGCCGATATTTTGTGGAAGCGCCACAAGGGGGCCTGGGGAGGCGTTTGCCCCTCGTGATCGACGCGCCGCACAGCGGGCATGTGTTGCCGGCGGACTTCGACACCATTGCCCCGACGGCGGCGATTCTCGCGTGTGGCGATGCTTATGTCGACGAGTTGTGGTCGATCGCCACGCATCACGGCGCAACGCTTGTCGCTGCGCTTTTCCCGCGCGCCTATATTGACCCGAACCGTGCGGAGCACGACATCGATCCCGAGTTGCTCGCAAGCCTGTGGCCGCACGACGCGCGTCCGCAACCTACCAGCGAGCGCGGTGTCGGGCTGTTGCACCGGTTCGCCGCGCCGAACGTGCCGCTCTACGACCGGCGCCTCTCGGTGGCGGAGGTCGAGCGACGCATTCACGACTATTACCTGCCGTACCGGCATGCCCTGCGCGACGCGCTCGACACCGCCTGGCGCCGGTACGGAGTGGTCTGGCATCTGGACTGTCATTCGATGCGTTCGCGCGGTGGCGCGCTCGACCCCGACGCGGGTCTTTTGCGCGCTGACGTGCGTATCAGTGACGGCGGCGGTACAACGGCCGACCCGGCGTTCTCGCGCTGGGTCATCGCCGAGTTCACCCGGCTCGGTTATCGCGTGGCTTACAACACGCCCGGCCATCTCGATGGCCGCGAGGATCTGGTGCGCCACTTCGGCCGTCCCGCCGAGCGTCGTCACAGTGTGCAGATCGAACTGAACCAGTCGCTTTACCTGAATGAATCAAGCGGCGAGAAGCATGACGGCTTCGCGACGCTGCAATCGCAACTTGGCAAATTTGCGGCGGCGCTCGCCGCCTATGCCGAACAACATAGCGAGGAAGTTTGA
- the lipA gene encoding lipoyl synthase: protein MTTVTQNDNANKEVRTIDGDYDATAKQKSQAKTARIPIKIVPIERLKKPDWIRVKAATHTSRFYEIKQILREHNLHTVCEEASCPNIGECFGKGTATFMIMGDKCTRRCPFCDVGHGRPDPLDVDEPLNLAKTIAAMRLKYVVITSVDRDDLRDGGAQHFVDCIRHVRELSPQTRIEILTPDFRARLDRALGILNAAPPDVMNHNLETVPRLYKEARPGSDYQHSLTLLKEFKAKHPDVATKSGLMVGLGETDEEILEVMRDLRAHNVDMLTIGQYLQPSEHHLPVRRYVTPETFKMFEEEANKMGFTHAAVGAMVRSSYHADVQAHEAGVADAI from the coding sequence ATGACCACCGTGACTCAGAACGACAACGCGAACAAGGAAGTTCGCACGATCGACGGCGATTACGACGCCACCGCCAAGCAGAAGTCGCAAGCCAAGACGGCGCGCATTCCGATCAAGATCGTACCGATCGAGCGTCTGAAGAAGCCGGACTGGATTCGCGTGAAGGCGGCCACTCACACGTCGCGTTTCTACGAGATCAAACAGATCCTGCGCGAGCACAATCTGCACACGGTGTGCGAAGAGGCGAGCTGCCCGAACATTGGCGAGTGCTTCGGCAAGGGCACCGCCACGTTCATGATCATGGGTGACAAATGCACGCGCCGTTGCCCGTTCTGCGACGTTGGCCATGGCCGTCCAGACCCGCTCGACGTTGACGAACCGCTCAACCTCGCGAAGACCATTGCCGCGATGCGCCTCAAGTACGTGGTGATCACGAGCGTGGATCGCGACGACCTGCGCGATGGCGGGGCCCAGCACTTCGTCGATTGCATTCGCCATGTGCGCGAACTCTCGCCGCAAACGCGCATCGAGATCCTGACGCCGGACTTCCGTGCGCGTCTGGATCGCGCGCTGGGCATTCTCAACGCCGCGCCGCCCGATGTGATGAACCACAACCTCGAAACGGTGCCGCGCCTGTACAAGGAAGCGCGTCCGGGGTCGGACTACCAGCACTCGCTCACGCTGCTCAAGGAGTTCAAGGCGAAGCACCCGGACGTGGCGACGAAGTCGGGTCTGATGGTCGGTCTGGGGGAAACGGACGAAGAAATTCTCGAAGTGATGCGCGATCTGCGTGCGCACAACGTCGACATGCTCACGATCGGCCAGTACCTGCAACCGTCGGAGCACCACCTGCCGGTGCGTCGCTACGTAACACCGGAGACGTTCAAGATGTTCGAGGAAGAAGCCAACAAGATGGGCTTCACGCACGCGGCCGTGGGCGCAATGGTGCGCTCGAGCTACCACGCCGACGTGCAGGCACACGAAGCCGGTGTGGCCGACGCGATCTGA
- the lipB gene encoding lipoyl(octanoyl) transferase LipB, translated as MTSPIEVCWRGTEDYATSFDAMRAYTDTRGPHGPDQLWIVQHPPVYTLGLAGDPAHLLVANTGIPLVKVDRGGQITYHGPGQVVIYLLVDLRRRKLGVREMVRLIEQAVIDTLGAYNLDVERRAGAPGIYVSPGGGAAAHAGAKIAALGLKIRNGCSYHGVSLNVAMDLRPFDWINPCGYAGLQTVDMATLGVAPRWDEVAARLAQQLGHHLEQHPATADAAPQPSPAASANAAA; from the coding sequence ATGACCTCCCCGATCGAAGTGTGCTGGCGCGGCACCGAAGACTACGCCACATCGTTCGACGCCATGCGTGCGTACACCGACACGCGTGGCCCGCACGGCCCCGACCAGCTCTGGATCGTTCAGCATCCGCCTGTCTATACGCTCGGCCTGGCCGGCGACCCCGCCCACCTGCTGGTTGCCAACACCGGTATTCCCCTCGTCAAGGTCGACCGCGGCGGTCAGATCACGTATCACGGTCCGGGACAGGTGGTGATTTACCTGCTCGTGGACTTGCGCCGGCGCAAGCTGGGGGTGCGTGAAATGGTGCGTTTGATCGAGCAGGCGGTGATCGACACCCTTGGAGCGTATAATCTCGACGTTGAGCGCCGGGCCGGCGCACCGGGCATCTATGTGAGTCCGGGCGGCGGCGCCGCAGCGCATGCCGGCGCAAAAATCGCGGCACTTGGATTGAAAATCCGTAACGGATGCAGTTATCACGGCGTGTCGCTGAACGTCGCGATGGATTTGCGGCCGTTCGACTGGATCAATCCGTGCGGTTACGCCGGCTTGCAAACCGTAGACATGGCCACGCTCGGCGTGGCCCCCCGCTGGGACGAAGTGGCCGCGCGACTGGCGCAGCAACTCGGTCATCATCTCGAACAGCACCCCGCGACGGCCGACGCCGCGCCGCAGCCAAGCCCGGCCGCGAGCGCAAACGCCGCCGCCTGA
- a CDS encoding DMT family transporter, with translation MTEAPRPTALPSAPSGSAAPRSAQADERLGRLLMIAAMVISGTIGYFVLMSGQPALNVVFFRCLIGAASLCAWCAYRGYWRGLRMARWQIVNVTLGAITLVSNWYFLFTAYRLTSVGITTVVYNVQPFLLVLAGVIVTRERPSLATLGCLGVAFAGLVILAEPGGVHGAEYLIGVASALAAASLYAATTLFTKKLAGTIRPEIIAALHMVIGAVVFVWMADFNHLPSAPREIGAVVTLGLFHTTFMYLLLYGAFQKASTSSLAVFGFVYPVVAVAVDFLAFGIVLHPTQWLGGVMILVAAGLYARGLGAAPARKTV, from the coding sequence ATGACCGAAGCCCCCCGTCCGACCGCCTTGCCTTCTGCCCCGTCGGGCTCCGCCGCACCCCGCTCTGCGCAAGCCGATGAACGTCTCGGCCGCCTGTTGATGATCGCCGCCATGGTGATCTCCGGCACGATTGGCTACTTCGTGCTGATGTCGGGACAACCGGCGCTCAATGTCGTTTTCTTTCGGTGCCTGATCGGCGCGGCCAGCCTGTGCGCGTGGTGCGCCTATCGGGGCTACTGGCGCGGGTTGCGGATGGCCCGCTGGCAGATCGTGAATGTCACGCTCGGGGCCATTACGCTCGTTTCAAACTGGTATTTCCTGTTCACGGCGTATCGGTTGACCTCCGTGGGCATTACGACCGTCGTGTACAACGTGCAGCCCTTCCTGCTAGTGCTGGCGGGGGTGATTGTCACGCGTGAGCGACCGTCGCTGGCAACGCTCGGTTGTCTCGGCGTAGCGTTTGCCGGGCTGGTGATCCTGGCAGAACCGGGTGGCGTACACGGCGCGGAGTATCTGATCGGTGTGGCGAGCGCGTTGGCAGCCGCGTCGCTCTACGCGGCGACAACGCTCTTTACGAAGAAGCTGGCCGGAACGATCCGTCCCGAGATCATTGCAGCGTTGCACATGGTGATCGGCGCCGTGGTCTTCGTGTGGATGGCGGACTTCAATCATTTGCCCTCCGCGCCGCGCGAGATCGGGGCTGTGGTGACGCTGGGGCTTTTCCACACCACATTCATGTATCTGCTGCTGTACGGCGCCTTCCAGAAGGCTTCAACGTCGAGTCTGGCCGTGTTCGGCTTCGTCTATCCGGTCGTGGCGGTCGCCGTCGACTTTCTGGCGTTCGGCATTGTGTTGCACCCGACGCAATGGCTCGGCGGCGTGATGATTCTGGTGGCCGCCGGCCTTTACGCCCGGGGACTTGGCGCAGCCCCCGCGAGGAAGACGGTCTGA
- a CDS encoding DUF2917 domain-containing protein — MQNNLTKVQYFYGIRPGEVVTLDLHHEHTLVARGSAVWVTRAGDPRDYWLMPGQRLAVEPGRRYWVSSDNVAEAELEREVSRRFSLSRVLGKWLAGRRAAREANSCAAAA; from the coding sequence ATGCAAAACAATTTGACAAAGGTGCAGTACTTCTACGGTATTCGTCCGGGCGAAGTGGTCACCCTCGACCTGCACCACGAGCATACGCTTGTTGCCCGGGGCTCGGCAGTCTGGGTGACACGTGCCGGCGATCCGCGCGACTACTGGCTGATGCCCGGCCAGCGCCTTGCCGTCGAGCCGGGGCGCCGTTACTGGGTGTCATCCGATAATGTGGCGGAAGCCGAACTGGAACGCGAAGTCAGCCGTCGCTTTTCGCTGTCGCGTGTGCTGGGCAAGTGGCTCGCCGGACGCCGTGCGGCCCGTGAGGCCAATTCCTGCGCGGCTGCCGCCTGA
- a CDS encoding transcriptional regulator GcvA translates to MDLRRLPNLSALRAFEAAARLESFSRAAEELFVTHGAISHQIRALEQELGTTLFARNGKRISITPAGRQYAASIRTALGDIAQATRKLQAGTRSERRLVLTTMPSFASRWLTPRIGRFIDRHPELEVELRCSAQLTDFERDDVDIALRMGKGNWPGLHIEKVLDDVFFPACSPSYNDGKLPQTSDEFRRSTLLRSEGEPWAPWFAAAGFDLPEPTQGMMYEDSGMLSQAAIVGQGVALVRRSLAVGDIMAGRLVRLSDVDTPCEWDYYFVCPPAVLETQRVQAFRTWFLEELAAFEKVKHMQRRPTKPSPAALAAGMAATAGEMTTDAQLGLDPALPTDDGAPTHA, encoded by the coding sequence ATGGATCTTCGGAGACTTCCCAACCTGAGCGCCCTGCGCGCCTTCGAGGCGGCTGCCCGTCTCGAGAGTTTCTCGCGTGCGGCCGAGGAGTTATTCGTCACGCACGGCGCCATCAGTCACCAGATTCGCGCACTGGAGCAGGAGCTGGGCACCACGCTCTTCGCCCGCAACGGCAAGCGCATCAGCATTACTCCGGCGGGGCGCCAGTACGCCGCATCGATCCGCACGGCTCTCGGCGACATCGCTCAGGCGACACGTAAATTGCAGGCGGGCACGCGCAGCGAACGGCGTCTGGTACTGACCACCATGCCATCGTTTGCGAGCCGGTGGCTAACCCCGCGCATCGGTCGCTTCATCGATCGGCACCCCGAACTGGAAGTGGAGTTGCGGTGCAGCGCTCAGCTCACCGACTTCGAGCGTGACGATGTGGACATCGCCCTTCGCATGGGCAAAGGTAACTGGCCCGGGCTGCACATCGAGAAAGTGCTCGACGATGTCTTCTTCCCGGCGTGCAGTCCGTCATACAACGATGGGAAGCTTCCGCAGACCTCGGACGAGTTCCGTCGCAGCACATTGCTGCGCTCGGAGGGCGAGCCGTGGGCACCGTGGTTTGCGGCGGCGGGCTTCGACCTGCCCGAGCCCACGCAGGGCATGATGTACGAAGATTCGGGGATGCTGTCTCAGGCGGCCATCGTCGGGCAGGGCGTGGCGCTCGTGCGACGCTCGCTGGCCGTGGGCGACATCATGGCGGGACGCCTCGTGCGGCTTTCCGACGTGGATACCCCGTGCGAGTGGGATTACTACTTCGTGTGTCCGCCCGCCGTGCTTGAAACGCAGCGCGTTCAGGCGTTCCGAACGTGGTTTCTGGAGGAGTTGGCGGCGTTCGAGAAGGTGAAGCACATGCAGCGCCGCCCGACGAAACCGAGCCCGGCGGCGTTGGCGGCCGGCATGGCCGCCACGGCGGGCGAGATGACGACGGACGCGCAGTTGGGACTGGACCCCGCCCTGCCCACCGACGACGGCGCGCCGACCCATGCGTGA
- a CDS encoding DUF493 family protein, with the protein MTTEKKESLLEFPCDFPIKVMGATQDGFADAIVALLREFDAEFDAATVEMRPSSSGKYLGLTVTVRAHSKAHLDDIYRALTGHPMVKVVL; encoded by the coding sequence ATGACGACGGAAAAGAAGGAGAGTCTGCTCGAGTTTCCGTGTGACTTCCCCATCAAGGTGATGGGGGCGACGCAAGACGGATTTGCCGACGCCATCGTGGCGCTGCTGCGGGAGTTCGACGCGGAATTCGATGCCGCGACTGTGGAAATGCGGCCGTCCAGTTCGGGTAAGTATCTCGGGCTGACCGTTACCGTGCGCGCTCACTCGAAGGCGCACCTCGACGATATCTATCGTGCGCTGACCGGCCACCCAATGGTCAAGGTCGTGCTGTAA
- a CDS encoding D-amino acid aminotransferase: MDNPTVWLNGDLIPLSDAKISVLDRGFLFGDGIYEVVPVYHGKPFRLAQHLDRLERSLAEIRIANPYTRAEWEALFARLSATCAADPHSVYVQVTRGVAPRQHTFPKDITPTVFGIATPLTLPNREKVEQGVGAVTHEDRRWLNCHIKSTSLLGNVLMAQYAADHEVQETIQFRDGNLTEASSSNVWVVKGGEMFAPPRDNRILEGIRYGVLESLARECGIAFHEQVVSEAEVRNADELLITSATKEVLAVVTLDGKPVGDGKPGPVFRALYAAYQRAKEAL; encoded by the coding sequence ATGGATAACCCCACCGTCTGGCTCAATGGCGACCTGATTCCGCTCAGCGACGCGAAAATCTCCGTACTCGATCGCGGTTTCCTCTTCGGCGACGGCATTTATGAAGTCGTGCCGGTGTATCACGGCAAGCCGTTCCGTCTCGCGCAGCATCTTGACCGCCTCGAGCGCAGCCTCGCCGAAATTCGCATCGCGAATCCGTACACCCGAGCCGAATGGGAAGCGCTCTTCGCACGCCTGTCGGCCACTTGCGCCGCCGATCCGCATAGCGTCTACGTGCAGGTCACGCGTGGCGTAGCGCCTCGTCAGCACACGTTCCCGAAGGACATCACGCCCACCGTGTTCGGCATTGCCACGCCCCTCACGCTGCCGAACCGCGAGAAGGTGGAGCAGGGCGTCGGGGCGGTCACGCACGAAGATCGCCGCTGGCTGAACTGTCACATCAAGTCGACCTCGCTGCTGGGCAACGTGCTGATGGCGCAATACGCGGCCGATCACGAGGTTCAGGAGACGATCCAGTTCCGTGACGGCAATCTGACCGAGGCGTCTTCGAGCAATGTGTGGGTCGTCAAGGGTGGTGAAATGTTTGCACCGCCGCGCGATAATCGGATTCTCGAAGGTATTCGTTACGGTGTGCTCGAAAGTCTCGCGCGGGAATGCGGCATTGCATTCCATGAGCAGGTAGTGAGCGAAGCCGAAGTGCGCAATGCCGACGAACTGCTCATCACGTCGGCCACGAAGGAAGTGCTGGCGGTAGTCACACTCGACGGCAAGCCGGTGGGCGATGGTAAGCCGGGACCCGTCTTCCGCGCGCTGTACGCGGCCTATCAACGCGCCAAGGAGGCACTATGA